One genomic segment of Polyodon spathula isolate WHYD16114869_AA chromosome 17, ASM1765450v1, whole genome shotgun sequence includes these proteins:
- the LOC121330032 gene encoding rRNA-processing protein FCF1 homolog isoform X1, with product MGKQKKTKKYATMKRMISLRDQRINEKDRAKPRKRIKEDTSAIKEIEVTKYPSCLFFQYNTQLGPPYHILVDTNFINFSIKAKLDIVQSMMDCLYAKCIPCITDCVMAEIEKLGKKYRVALRIAKDPRFERLPCTHKGTYADDCLIQRVTQHKCYIIATVDRDLKRRIRKIPGVPIMYISNHRYNIERMPDDYGAPRF from the exons ATG ggaaaacaaaagaaaacgaaGAAATATGCTACGATGAAGCGGATGATTAGCCTGAGGGATCAGAGAAT AAATGAAAAGGATAGAGCCAAACCCCGAAAGAGAATAAAGGAAGACACTTCTGCAATAAAAGAAATAGAAGT TACCAAGTACCCCTCCTGCCTCTTCTTCCAGTATAACACGCAGCTGGGGCCCCCTTACCACATCCTGGTTGATACTAACTTCATCAACTTTTCCATTAAAGCAAAACTCGATATTGTGCAATCCATGATGGACTGTCTGTATGCTAAAT gcATTCCATGTATCACAGACTGTGTAATGGCTGAGATTGAGAAACTGGGAAAGAAATACAGAGTTGCACTCAG GATAGCCAAAGATCCGCGGTTTGAGCGCTTGCCGTGCACGCACAAAGGGACGTATGCTGACGACTGTTTAATCCAAAGGGTCACACAG CACAAGTGTTACATCATAGCCACGGTGGACAGAGATTTAAAAAGAAGAATTCGCAAAATCCCAGGCGTCCCTATTATGTACATCTCTAACCACAG GTATAATATTGAAAGAATGCCAGATGATTACGGTGCTCCAAGATTCTAA
- the LOC121330032 gene encoding rRNA-processing protein FCF1 homolog isoform X2, with amino-acid sequence MKRMISLRDQRINEKDRAKPRKRIKEDTSAIKEIEVTKYPSCLFFQYNTQLGPPYHILVDTNFINFSIKAKLDIVQSMMDCLYAKCIPCITDCVMAEIEKLGKKYRVALRIAKDPRFERLPCTHKGTYADDCLIQRVTQHKCYIIATVDRDLKRRIRKIPGVPIMYISNHRYNIERMPDDYGAPRF; translated from the exons ATGAAGCGGATGATTAGCCTGAGGGATCAGAGAAT AAATGAAAAGGATAGAGCCAAACCCCGAAAGAGAATAAAGGAAGACACTTCTGCAATAAAAGAAATAGAAGT TACCAAGTACCCCTCCTGCCTCTTCTTCCAGTATAACACGCAGCTGGGGCCCCCTTACCACATCCTGGTTGATACTAACTTCATCAACTTTTCCATTAAAGCAAAACTCGATATTGTGCAATCCATGATGGACTGTCTGTATGCTAAAT gcATTCCATGTATCACAGACTGTGTAATGGCTGAGATTGAGAAACTGGGAAAGAAATACAGAGTTGCACTCAG GATAGCCAAAGATCCGCGGTTTGAGCGCTTGCCGTGCACGCACAAAGGGACGTATGCTGACGACTGTTTAATCCAAAGGGTCACACAG CACAAGTGTTACATCATAGCCACGGTGGACAGAGATTTAAAAAGAAGAATTCGCAAAATCCCAGGCGTCCCTATTATGTACATCTCTAACCACAG GTATAATATTGAAAGAATGCCAGATGATTACGGTGCTCCAAGATTCTAA